The nucleotide sequence CAAGGACAGGCCGTAGATATCAATATCCAAGCCAAAGAAATTGTAAGATTAAAAAAACTTACCATCAAATACTTTGCAGAAAATACCGGCAAAACGGAAAAACAGGTTGCAGCCGATATGGAAAGAGATTTTTTTATGTCGGCCGAAGAAGCCTTGGCCTACGGTATTATCGATACCGTTATGAATAGGAGAAAAGATGGCTAGAAATAGAATGGGCGGGGCTTTAATATGCTCTTTTTGTAATAAACCTGAAAGTGCTGAACGCTTTGTAGTTCCGGGTCCCGGAGGTATCGCCATCTGCGATAGATGTGTAGATCTTTGCGGAAGCTATATAAAATCATATAAGACTGTCAAACCTGTTGACCGTTCAGGCCCCATTCCAACCCCTCAAGAACTAAAAGAGTATCTTGACGAATATGTAATAGGTCAAGAACAGGCAAAGAGGGTTCTATCTGTAGCCGTTTATAACCATTATAAGCGGATAATGAATCCTCCTTTAGAGAATGACGTAGTCATAGAAAAGTCAAATGTCCTTTTGCTGGGTCCTACAGGGTCAGGTAAAACTCTTTTAGCAAAAACCCTTGCACAAAAAATGCAGGTTCCCTTTGCCATCGCCGATGCAACAACCTTGACCGAAGCAGGCTACGTAGGCGAAGACGTAGAAAATATCCTTCTTAAGCTTATCCAAAATGCAAACGGAGATATAAAAGAAGCCGAAATGGGTATCATCTTTATCGATGAAATAGATAAGATTTCCAGAAAGAGCGAAAATGTTTCCATTACCCGAGATGTATCGGGCGAAGGCGTTCAACAAGCTCTTTTAAAAATAATAGAAGGAACCTCAGCCTCAGTTCCCCCGCAGGGCGGAAGAAAGCATCCGAATCAGGACATGCTTAAAATAGATACAACAAATATCCTATTTATCTGCGGAGGGGCCTTTGTGGGTTTGGATAAGATAGTGGAAGCCCGTATCTCTACAAAGCCTATAGGCTTCGGTGCCGAGGTAAAAAAGCTGAGCGAAAAAAATCTTACCGAGTTGTATGATCAGGTTTCACCCGATGATTTGGTAAAATTCGGGCTTATCCCTGAGCTGATAGGAAGAATCCCGATAAAGGTAGCCTTAAATGAGCTTACAAAGGAAGACTTAACACGTATATTGGTTGAACCCAAAAATGCCATCATAAAGCAGTTTCAGGCAACCTTTAAACTTGATAATGTCGATCTTCACTTTGACAAAGATGCTATTACAGCCATTGCTCAGCAGGCTATAGACCAAAATACGGGAGCAAGGGGTTTACGTTCCATTGTCGAAAAGCTAATGCTGGATGCAATGTTTGAAGCCCCTTCCATAAAGGGTAGAAAAGAGCTGATAATAAATAAAAAAATGATAGTAAACTCTTCGTCAAAACCGAAGATAAAACTTCTCGACGAAAAAACCGCTTAAAACTTATCAAAATATTAATGAGACTGTCCCAAGGAAAACCTTGCGGCAGTCTTTTTTTATACGTTTCCCTTTGCAACTACTACGAGAAAAGAAAAAAGAACAGCCAATATTATCGATAAAAACAATAAAAATATATCTGTAATGAATTTTATAATATTAATCTCTTTATAACATATCATAAAAAAAATTCTAACGGCAATTGCTGCAAAAGTAAAAATTATAAGTAAGACACAAAGACTCATCAATACATTTAAGATTATAAACAGGCTGGAATCTAAAAAATCTTGGGAACTGCTTAAAATATAAAAAATAATAAAAGCAAAGATAGAAGCACTCAAAAATCTTATTGAGCGGTCTAAAAAGCGAATAGTAAAACGTTTATATCTGGGCTGGGGTTGTATATCTTTACTATCCATAAGGATTAAAATTTAAATATGCGGATAAAATATCCGCATATTTATAAAGTCTTAGTTTTCAGATTCCGAATTCTGAACTTCTTCAGTAACTGAATTTTCTTCTGCTAAAACTTGTTCATCAGAAGCTTCTTCGTCCCTGCGAGGTTTTCGTCCTTTTTTCTCGGAAGGTTTAACAGTCTTTTCTTCAGCAATCTGAGCCTCAACGGTAAAAGAAATCTCTGCAGAGGTATTTTCATAAAGCTTTACAAGGGCCTTATGTACGCCTGTGCTCTTAACTGTTTGGCCTGGGATTTCGATACGTTTTCTTTCAATATCGAAATTAAGTTTTTGCAGTTCATCAAAAAGAGTTTGAGTTGTAACGGCACCGTAAAGCTTTCCGTTAGGTCCTGCAGGCATAAGAATCTTAATTGAAAGAGCCTCAAGTCTTTCTTTAAGACCTGCAGCATCTTGGCGTTTTGCAGCCTTTTTAGCTTCAATTTCTTCTTTGCGTGATTCAAAATGAGCCAGAGTAAACTCATTACAAGGAACAGCTAAGTTTCTGGGGAAGAGGTAGTTTCGGGCATATCCCTTGGCTACATTCTTAATATCTCCTTCTTCTCCAAGATACTTAACATCTTCATTTAAAATAACCTTCATATACAAGCTCCTAAAAAAAATATCCGCCCAATTCCGGGAGTCGGAAAGGGCTTTTTGACATAGTCTAATTTTTAATGTAAGCAAAACCCCTAACGCTATGAAGCCTTAGGCAGATGCTTACATTAAAATTTCTATTCGTTCATAACGAAAGGAAGCAATGCAACAGCTCTTGCACGCTTAATTTCAACGGCAAGTTTTCGCTGGTGTTTTGCACAAGTTCCGGTAATTCTTCTGGGAAGAATTTTACCTCTCTCGGTTATAAAGCGGCGTAAGGCATCCGGTTCTTTATAATCGATCTTTAACTTTTGTGCACAAAAGCGGCAAACCTTTTTGCGGTAAAAAGACCTACCCTTTCTTTTGTCTTCGCCTTCGCGAATATTTTCCTGCATGTTAGCTTCCATGTCTACATCATTCATTGTTTCGTCCGACATTTAAATCTCCTTAAAATGGAATATTATCCAAATCTGAATTTCCCATATCCGGCTGGTAATCATCATAAGAAGGCTCCTGTCTTCTTTGATAAGCAGAAGGTGCCTGATTTCCATCATTATACGAATTATTTCCACCGCCCTGATATGATCCTTGGCGCTGGGGTGCAGCCTGTGACTGTCCTCCCTGACCTGCCGAGCCGCCGACAAGCTGAATATTGTTAGCTACAATTTCAACCTTGCTGCGGGTTTGCCCGTCTTGCTCCCAACGGTTTTGCCTAAGCTCTCCGTCAATAGCAACCTGTTTACCTTTTACAAGGTACTGGTTTAGGGCTTCACCCTGCCGGCCCCAAAGAACCACGTCAAAAAAACTTGCTTCTTCGCTCCAGTCATCGCCTGTTTTTCGTCTTCTGTTGACAGCTATAGCAAAATTACAAACCGCAATACCGGAAGACGTATATTTAAGCTCAGCATCTCTAGTTAAGCGGCCTACCAATACTACATGGTTTATATCTGCCATAAAGTCTCCTTTTTAGTCCTCTAAACGGACAAAAAGATAGGTCAACATCTGAGTGATCAGCTTAAAACGCTTGTCCAATTCAATCATTTTTGCAGGATCTGCTTCAATGTTGAAAAGAACATAACGTCCCTTTGTCTTCTTTTTGATTTCATAAGCTAAATCCCGATCGCCGAAAGGCTCTTCAGACTTGATCTGAACACCGAAATCCGCCAGAATTGAATGTAGAGCATCTATTCCCGGTTTATAGAGATCCTCTTCAACCGGAAAAACCGTCATAAGTTCATAGTTTCTCATGTTCCCTCCTATGGACACATTTCTGAGGCCCGCATTTTCTGCGAGCCGGAGTTTTCATAGAATATCAAAAAATACTATCTTAGTCAATACCCGGCTAAAACCTGCTAAAGTCTAGCATTTCATCATGCCGCATACTGTAGGCTTTAGCATTTCATCATGCCGAAGACCATTACGAAAAGAGCAACGGTTTCGCAAAGACCTACGATAGTAATGTACTGTACAAAGCCCTTTCCTGTTTCAGCCATAGCATCGGAACCTGAAGCAGAAGCCTTACCTTGAGCAATAGCAGATGCTGCGATAGAAACACCGCAAACAAGGCCTAAGCCCAATAAGAACCAATCGCTCTGGGATGATGTAAGCATCCTGTTCATAAGCAAGAAACCGTAAAGAGTCTGCGTAAGAGGAGCGCCTGCAAAGGCGACCAAACTGAAGGGAGCGGGCTTGTTATTTAAATAACAGCGCTTCCATGCACCGATTGTTGACTGACCTGCAATTGCAAGACCGATTGCAGAACCGATAGCTGAAATACCCAACGCAGCAGCAGCACCAAAAAAACCAAAAGTCATATCCTTCCTCCAAATTTATTCGTTAAAGGGTTCATATTTAAAGCCCGACCAAGTCAAGCCTACATGATTAGAGAATTCCAAGGTATTCAACCGAACACCGTGGACTATAACGGAAAGCACGTTCATAATATAGTTAAGACCGTGTCCGAACAATAAAAGTAAGACACCTGCAAAGATTATAAAGCCTCCTAAGGCAGGGCCGGCCATCTCGTTTACGGTTGCACTTATAGCGCCTCCGGCAAGACCTACAGCCCAAAGTCTTATGTAGCTCATAATATCTGCAAATACGTTTACTACACCCAAAAGCATATTGATAATGTTTTTTAAGCTTTCAACAATAGCCTGCCCTATTCCTTTAGAATAGTTTGCAAAGATAAAGTTTAAAGCAAAACCCGCACCTATTGCAAGGAGAACGGCATTATTTATTGCATACTTTTGGGAATCTACAACAAGGTTTAAAACCACAAAATACATTCCGCCAAGCATCGAAAGAGAACCTACATCGGCAAGAAATTTAGGGGACTTAATGTTCCTAAATAAGCTTACTACATGGGCTATCATCAGCTGGGTTAAGCCTAGAGTAAAGCAAAGCAAAATCTGGTTTTGATTGCGTACATCCTCAGGGGTAAAGTTTGCAATCGCAGGTACAGCCAAGTTTTTAAGAAAAGGCGGTACAATTTCGGCAGACATACCAAACCAGTTACAAACCAAGGTACCCCAGATAACGGTCATAAGACCCAAATAGCCGAACATATAAAAAGCCGTAGGCACTTTTTGTTTTTTTGCCTTTGTTTTTAATATCAAGATAATTGAAATCAAGAACAAAACGGCACCGTAACCGGCATCCCCGAATATCATTGCAAAGAAAATTCCGAAAAAGAGCAGGAACCAAAGAGAGATATCCGGCTCAGTATAACCGGGAACCGTACCCAAAAAGTCGATTAAGGGAGCAATCAGATTTACAATCTTATTACGCTTTATCTTTGTAGGTACAGGATCTTCTTCTTCAGGATCTTGAGAAATATAGGCCCAAGACTTTTCCTTTGCGAGGGAAGAAAGTTTTGCTTCATCTTCGCATGGAATATAACCTGTAAGCCAAACTAATTGAACTCTCTCTTCATCATCTTGATTTCCGAAATCTATTGTCTGCATACCATCATGCACAATCTCAAATTGAAGCTTCTTGGTAACAATTTCATCCAAGGCACGGAGAGAGTTTAAGTAGGCAGACATCTTTGTCATTTCCTGCTTGTAAGAAGAAATCTTAGCCATTAAACTCTTAAGTTTTTCTTTTAAAGCCTTAACGGAAGTTTCAGGCAGTTTTAAAGGAATAATATCATGAGGCAAGTCAGCCGGAAGAGCATTTGTTTCGCTCCAGATTAAAAACCTTACCCCCGTTTTCCCCTTACCCACTAAAATAGTCTTAATATCTTCGGAAAGGGAAGAATAAGTTTTTAATGAGGTAGTTGCAGGAAAAAGATAGATACCTTTTTCTTCCAAGAAATTAAAATCGGCAGTATTTATTTCTCCCCACTCGGCATAAGAGGCTATTTCGCCTGAAAGCCTTGCAGATTCTTCCATATTGCTCTTATAAGAAGCAGTTAGGGACAGGACGGAATCTACAAAGGTAAGGGTATCTTCTTCGCTTAAAAGAGAGGGAGGCGTTACTCCTTTTTTCTCTTTTTTGGGAAGATATTCCGTTAAAAGGCTCATAGCAAGAGTTATATCGTTTTTTTCGGATCTTAGCTCGTTTATTAAAGTACCGTTTGCAGGACGGTCTTCAATATGTAAAAGCCCTAATTTTCTTAAATCTTTTAAGGCATGACGCTGCTCTTTTTTTAAGACTAAAAGAGTTACTTTTTTCATTGGTACAATCATAGAGCTTCATCCTTATGATGAACCTTTTCAAGGTTCTTTTTTGAAATCTTACCGCGAACAACAGCTGCAACCTGCTGATCTCCCAAATAAACCGTAATCTTCTTTATGTTTGCCCTAGTTGCGGGTATCTTAACCTTTTCAAAGAGGTTTACGCGCTGAGTGGTCGTTCTAAGCTCCGAATTCAATAGGCGGACTTGCTCGTCAAGCACCTTTGCCTCAAGGTCTAAGCTCAAAACTTCCTGCAATTTTTCGGCAGCCGTATCAACCCAAAGAGGAGTCTTATAAAGATCATATTTAGAGCGTTCAAATTCCGCACCTGAAAAAACAGGAATACTCACTCCGGCAATATTTCCGGTTGAAGTTAAAAGCTCTTTTATCTTAACCATCGAGGGCTGAAAAACATTTTGCTCGCCGAATACCGCTACCCAGTCTTCGAATTCGCGATGAAGGGCATCTCTGTGAAGCCTTACTTCTTTAGCCCTGGCTTCGATGGTGCGGATTTCGGTTTGAAGCTGCTGTTTTTTGAGTTGAAGAGTCGGCAAGTATCTTCTGTACATTTTTAAAGATTCTTTTTGATTCTTCAGCTCATTTTTTGTCAGTTTTATTGCCATAGCCTACCCTTTAGTTTGCCGGCCAGTACTTATTTACCAACTCGGATTTAATACCTGTTTCTTCACGGGTAAAGCATTCGGCAAGAATTTTCCAGCCTAGATTTAGGGCATCTTCAAGCGGAATGTTTACGGACAAGTCCATCATTCCCGATTCGAATTTTGCACCATATTTTAGGAGCTTTTCGTCCCATTCGCTCATCATAAAGCCCATGGACTTCTTTTCCAAGGTGTCTTTATATGAGGCATAGAGCTTAATCATATTGTCCATCAATGCACGGTGGTCATCCCTGGTCTTACCGTTTACGTTTTGCTTTAATCGTGAAAGACTTCCGAAGGGCTCGATTCGTCCGTTTTTAAGATAGAACTGACCTTCGGTAATATAACCGGTGTTATCCGGAACGGGATGCGTTACGTCATCTCCGGGCATTGTTGTAACGGCCAAGACCGTAACGGAACCTGCGTCGGCAAAGTCTACAGCCTTTTCATAGCGGGCAGCAAGCTGACTGTAAAGGTCTCCGGGATAACCTCGGTTTGAAGGAACCTGTTCCTGAATAATGGCTATTTCTTTCATTGCATCTGCAAAGTTTGTCATATCTGTTAAAAGAACCAATACGTTCTTGCCCGCAATGGCAAATTTTTCTGCAACTGCAAGACACATATCCGGAATCATAAGGCACTCAACCGTTGGATCTGCTGCCGTATGAACGAACATGGCAGTGCGGCTCAAAGCACCGGCTTCTTCAAGGGTATCCTTAAAATAAAGATAATCGTCATATTTTAAGCCCATTCCGCCCAAGATAATTACGTCAACCTCGGCCTGCATGGCTATTCGGGCTAAAAGTTCGTTATAAGGCTCACCGGAACTTGAAAATATGGGCAGCTTTTGAGAAACAACAAGGGTATTAAATACGTCAATCATCGGAATACCGGTTCTAATCATTCTGTTTGCAAGAATACGCTTTGAGGGGTTTACCGAAGGGCCGCCTATGGGAATCATGTTATCCTTTAAAGCAGGGCCTGAATCCCGCGGATCGCCTGAACCGTTAAAAATACGGCCGAGCAAGTCTTCGGAATAGCTTACCTGCATTTCCTTGCCTAAAAAGCGTATCTCATCTCCGGTTGAAACACCTCGGCCTCCTGCAAAAACCTGTAATGAAACCAAGTCTCCGTCAAGCTTATTAACTTCTGCAAGGGAGGCTCCGAAACGGGTTTGAACTTCAGCCAATTCTCCGTATGATACGCCGTCGGCCTTAACCGTAATAACCGAACCGTTAATAGATTCTATTTTACTATATACCTTTTTCATCTTACACCGCCTGCTTCAATAATTTTTTAGCTCTTTCGTCTAAGCTATCCGCTTTTTCGGCGATGTGCTTTTTAATTCCGTCTTCATGGGATTTAAATGCATCCGAGCCCCAAGGCGAGTAGTTATAGTCGATGAACATAAGTTTAAGTTTGCTGAAATAAGAGCGGGCTTCATCCTTTGAAACAAATTTAAATGAAGTACCCAAAATTTCAATCAAAATATTATATATGTGCTGTTGGCGCTCAACCGAAACTGCGTCGTCTACCTTATCAAAGGAGTTTTGCTGTAAGTAAACGGCATCGAGTAAGTCGCCTTTTAAGTAAATGATAAAGTCTTCTATACTTGTTCCTTCTTCACCTACAACCTTCATCATCTGCTCAACCTCGGTTCCGCGGCGTAAAAAGCTTCTTCCGTATTTGACTTGTTCTAAAGGAAGAACGCTGGGATATTTTGACCAAGAATCGAGGGGATGAATTGCCGGATACTTTCTGGCATCGGACCTTTCTCGTGAAAGGCCGTGGAAGGCTCCTACTACCTTTAGCGTGGCCTGAGTTACGGGCTCTTCAAAGTTACCGCCCGCAGGAGATACGGTTCCTCCGATTGTAACGGAACCCTTTGAACCGTCGCTTAGGCGGACAATACCGGCTCTTTCGTAGAAGGCGGCGATGTAGGATTCGAGATAGGCAGGGAAAGCTTCTTCACCGGGTATTTCTTCCAAGCGGCCCGACATTTCTCGAAGAGCCTGAGCCCATCGGCTGGTAGAGTCTGCAAGAAGAAGAACGTCCAATCCCATTTGGCGATAGTATTCCGCGAGAGTTACGCCTGTATAAACCGAAGCTTCACGGGCTGCAACAGGCATTGAAGACGTATTACAGATAATTATGGTTCGCTCCATGAGGGTTCGGCCCGTTTTGGGGTCTTTAAGCTCAGGAAATTCTGTAAGAGTTTCTACAACTTCACCGGCTCGCTCGCCGCAGGCTGCAATAATAACGATGTCGACATCGGCATTTCGGCTGGTAGCATGCTGTAAAACGGTTTTTCCTGCACCGAATGGACCGGGAATACAATAGGTTCCGCCCTTGGCAACGGGGAAAAATGTATCCATTGTTCTCATCTTTGTAACCAAGGTTTCCGTCGGCTTTAAGCGCTCTGCATAACAGTCGATTGCACGTTTTACAGGCCACTTAAAACTCATGGTAAGAGGTATTACGTTTCCTCTTTCGTCTGTAACCTCTGCTATTGTATCGTCTACTGTATAATCGCCTTCAGATTTTATAGATTTTAATTTATAAGTTCCATACATGTTAAAAGGAATCATGATACGGTGGGTAAAACTGCCTTCAGGTACGGTTCCCAGCAAGTCTGCACGCTTTAATGTGTCTCCTTCTTTAGCAGAGGGAGTAAAGTGCCATTTTGCCGTGCGGGAAAGGGCACTTAAGTAGATACCTCTTTCCAAAAAATAACCGGCTTGTTCAGCAAGCTCAGGCAAGGGATTTTGCAGCCCGTCATAAACTTGGCCTAAAAGACCGGGGCCCAACTCTACCGAAAGAAGATCTCCAGTAAACTCTACGATATCGCCGACCTTTATTCCCTTTGTAATTTCAAATACTTGAAGCTGAGCTACTTCCCCCCTGATACGGATTACCTCGCTTTTTAGTTTTTTTGAACCAACCTCAACATAGCCTACCTCGTTAAGGGTAACCAAGCCTTCAAAAGCAACGCTTATCATGTTACCGTTAATACCGACTACTTTTCCTTTTGTTTTAGTCATATCATAACTCCAAATACTGTATAATAAAGCATAAATCCTAATTATAAAAGTTACTTTGTAAAAAAAACACAAAGTAACTTTTAGATTTTATCATATAAATGAAAAATATGCAAGAAAAAAAAATCAAAAATCTTAAAAATAGAATTAAATTTTTTCGCTGTCATATTCTATGAGAGTCTTTACAGGCAAATCCCCGAGAACCTTGCTATAATTTAAAAAGGGTAAACCTACAACTCCGCAAAAACCTACAACTTTTGCCCCGCCCTCTTCTAAAATACTCCGGGCTGCATTTAAAGTTCCTCCTGTGGCAATAAGGTCGTCTAAAAGAAGGACGTTTTGACCTTTTACTACATCGGTTTTATGAACCTCAACAGAGGCTTGCCCATACTCAAGGGCATAAGAGGCAGAATAAGTTTCTCCGGGGAGTTTTCCTTTCTTTCTGATTAAAATAAGAGGTATTCCCATTTTATAGGCAAAGGGGGCAGCAAATATAAAGCCCCTGGCCTCAATGGCGGCAACAGCATCTATCTCTTTATCCTTGTACATTTCCGTCATCTTATCAAGGCAATAGCTAAAAACTTCCGGATTAACCAAAATACCGGTAATATCATAAAAAAGGATTCCCTTTTTAGGGAAGTCCGGAACACGCCTTATGGCTGCATCTATTATTTTATCTTTCATGATGAACAGTCTACACCTTATTTTTGCAATGGTCAATAGGAAGATATTATTTTATAAGTCTTACTCCGTATACATTTTGCAGATATCTCTTCCGCTTTCCTTAGCTTTATAAAGAGCAGAATCGGCAAAAGAAAGCATAGTTTCATATGAAAGTTCATTAGAAGGAACGGAAGTATAAGCACCTAAACTGATAGTTAAGATCTTATCCTTTTCAGCCGAATGTTCAATATTTAAATTTTTAATTTCAATACGGAGTTTTTCGGCTATCTTCATTGTTTCGGAGGCAGAGCTATTATAAAGCAGAACCAAGAATTCTTCTCCTCCGTATCTTCCTACAAAATCATGCTTTGCTCTAAGTTTTTTTTGTAAGGTTTGAGCAACAGTTCTAAGCACATTATCTCCGGCCTGATGTCCATACAGATCATTGTATTGTTTAAATAAATCTATATCTATCATTATTAACGATATCGGTTGTTTATTATCCAATCCCCTACGCCAAAGATCCTTACCTACTGTATCTAGCAGTCTCCTGTTTCCTACACCTGTTAATTCGTCAACCGTAGATAAAACCGTAAGCTGTTCATTTGCAGATATAAGGTCTTTTTGTTCTTCTTGAAGTTTTTTATTGGCAATCTTATATTGAAAGAGCCTATTAATCCTGCAAGCTAAAAAAGTTAAGCCTGCAAAAATTAAAATATAGACGGCTATCATCGGCATCGAAAGCCAAAAAGGTTTTTCTATAATAAAGGTAAAAGATGCAGATTCAGGATATGGATTTGAAATATCCTTTACTTTAAATGTATATTTCCCCGGTTTAAGATTAGTATATTGTACATAATTTTTCATATTGGCATTAATCCAATTTTTATCAAAACCTTCGAGCATAAAAACATAAGAAGGTCTTGAAAGAGGAGATAAATCCATCGATGAAAACTCAAAGCTTATATTGTTTTCGGAATACTTATATTTATAAGTTTTTTGAAGATCTATTTTAAATACCGGAGTCTGATTTCCGTTTATACCTATAGTTCGTATTTTTACGGGAACCTCTTGTCTTTTAAACGATAAAAGATAGTTAATATCGATGCCTAAAACACCTTCTTGTGTTCCCACAAAACATTGATCTCCAATCATAATAGGAACTGTTGTAAATCGTCTTTCATGGTTATATAAAGTATAACTGTATATAATTTCAGTATCTTTATTAAATATTGTCATACCTTTTATTGCAGTAACACATATGGAGTGATTATCCATATGGGTCATACCGATAATAAAGTTTGCGGGGAGCCCCTCATTTGCAGTATAATTCAAAGCTTCTTTTTTTTCGGTATCGAATATGTTAATTCCTCCGTCACTTGTTCCAATCCACAATTTATCGGAAATATCTTGAAATAATGAGGTTATTCGGTCTGAAGAAATACCTTTTCTGTTATTTACATCATATCGGTATATTGCGAATTCATCGGTTGAAGGCTTATACTCGGCAAGCCCCTTGTTGGTTCCTACCCAAAGTCTTTTATAAGAATCAATCAGCAGGCTAAAAACAAGATTGCTGCATATACTATTGGGATTTTTAGGATCATTTTTATATCGCTTAAGAATTCCGGATGAAGGTGAAAATTTAATAAGGCCTCCATCATAAGTACCTATCCATAAAAACCCGTTATCATCGCTTATGATACTGTATATAAGTCTTTCACCGTCTTCAATTATATTATCATTGTATAGATTAACTCCAACAAAGGTATCCTTTTTTTTATCGTACTTACATAACCCAAGATCCGTACCAACCCATATATCCTCATTTTTATCTATGTAAAATTTAAATACGGAGTTGGAAATAATTTTAGATTCGGAATAACGATAGTATTTCTTTTTTCCTGTGCTTAAATCATAATAAGTTATTCCGTTATTTAAAAGACTTATCCATAAGTTTCCGTTTTTATCCTTAGTCAAACCGGAAACCGAATTTTCTCTGCCGTCGATTTTATTTTCATGGGGCAATATTATTTTTGACCACATACGTTTAGTATCATATATGTTTACTCCGCCTCCGTTTGTGCCGACCCATAATGAGCTGTAAGTATCTACATATATCGAAAAAATAAAATCGTTTGAAAGAT is from Treponema denticola and encodes:
- a CDS encoding V-type ATP synthase subunit D, yielding MAIKLTKNELKNQKESLKMYRRYLPTLQLKKQQLQTEIRTIEARAKEVRLHRDALHREFEDWVAVFGEQNVFQPSMVKIKELLTSTGNIAGVSIPVFSGAEFERSKYDLYKTPLWVDTAAEKLQEVLSLDLEAKVLDEQVRLLNSELRTTTQRVNLFEKVKIPATRANIKKITVYLGDQQVAAVVRGKISKKNLEKVHHKDEAL
- the rpsF gene encoding 30S ribosomal protein S6; this translates as MRNYELMTVFPVEEDLYKPGIDALHSILADFGVQIKSEEPFGDRDLAYEIKKKTKGRYVLFNIEADPAKMIELDKRFKLITQMLTYLFVRLED
- the ssb gene encoding single-stranded DNA-binding protein produces the protein MADINHVVLVGRLTRDAELKYTSSGIAVCNFAIAVNRRRKTGDDWSEEASFFDVVLWGRQGEALNQYLVKGKQVAIDGELRQNRWEQDGQTRSKVEIVANNIQLVGGSAGQGGQSQAAPQRQGSYQGGGNNSYNDGNQAPSAYQRRQEPSYDDYQPDMGNSDLDNIPF
- the clpX gene encoding ATP-dependent Clp protease ATP-binding subunit ClpX — protein: MARNRMGGALICSFCNKPESAERFVVPGPGGIAICDRCVDLCGSYIKSYKTVKPVDRSGPIPTPQELKEYLDEYVIGQEQAKRVLSVAVYNHYKRIMNPPLENDVVIEKSNVLLLGPTGSGKTLLAKTLAQKMQVPFAIADATTLTEAGYVGEDVENILLKLIQNANGDIKEAEMGIIFIDEIDKISRKSENVSITRDVSGEGVQQALLKIIEGTSASVPPQGGRKHPNQDMLKIDTTNILFICGGAFVGLDKIVEARISTKPIGFGAEVKKLSEKNLTELYDQVSPDDLVKFGLIPELIGRIPIKVALNELTKEDLTRILVEPKNAIIKQFQATFKLDNVDLHFDKDAITAIAQQAIDQNTGARGLRSIVEKLMLDAMFEAPSIKGRKELIINKKMIVNSSSKPKIKLLDEKTA
- a CDS encoding V-type ATP synthase subunit B, with the translated sequence MKKVYSKIESINGSVITVKADGVSYGELAEVQTRFGASLAEVNKLDGDLVSLQVFAGGRGVSTGDEIRFLGKEMQVSYSEDLLGRIFNGSGDPRDSGPALKDNMIPIGGPSVNPSKRILANRMIRTGIPMIDVFNTLVVSQKLPIFSSSGEPYNELLARIAMQAEVDVIILGGMGLKYDDYLYFKDTLEEAGALSRTAMFVHTAADPTVECLMIPDMCLAVAEKFAIAGKNVLVLLTDMTNFADAMKEIAIIQEQVPSNRGYPGDLYSQLAARYEKAVDFADAGSVTVLAVTTMPGDDVTHPVPDNTGYITEGQFYLKNGRIEPFGSLSRLKQNVNGKTRDDHRALMDNMIKLYASYKDTLEKKSMGFMMSEWDEKLLKYGAKFESGMMDLSVNIPLEDALNLGWKILAECFTREETGIKSELVNKYWPAN
- a CDS encoding V-type ATPase 116kDa subunit family protein gives rise to the protein MIVPMKKVTLLVLKKEQRHALKDLRKLGLLHIEDRPANGTLINELRSEKNDITLAMSLLTEYLPKKEKKGVTPPSLLSEEDTLTFVDSVLSLTASYKSNMEESARLSGEIASYAEWGEINTADFNFLEEKGIYLFPATTSLKTYSSLSEDIKTILVGKGKTGVRFLIWSETNALPADLPHDIIPLKLPETSVKALKEKLKSLMAKISSYKQEMTKMSAYLNSLRALDEIVTKKLQFEIVHDGMQTIDFGNQDDEERVQLVWLTGYIPCEDEAKLSSLAKEKSWAYISQDPEEEDPVPTKIKRNKIVNLIAPLIDFLGTVPGYTEPDISLWFLLFFGIFFAMIFGDAGYGAVLFLISIILILKTKAKKQKVPTAFYMFGYLGLMTVIWGTLVCNWFGMSAEIVPPFLKNLAVPAIANFTPEDVRNQNQILLCFTLGLTQLMIAHVVSLFRNIKSPKFLADVGSLSMLGGMYFVVLNLVVDSQKYAINNAVLLAIGAGFALNFIFANYSKGIGQAIVESLKNIINMLLGVVNVFADIMSYIRLWAVGLAGGAISATVNEMAGPALGGFIIFAGVLLLLFGHGLNYIMNVLSVIVHGVRLNTLEFSNHVGLTWSGFKYEPFNE
- a CDS encoding ATP synthase subunit K (produces ATP from ADP in the presence of a proton gradient across the membrane; the K subunit is a nonenzymatic component which binds the dimeric form by interacting with the G and E subunits), producing MTFGFFGAAAALGISAIGSAIGLAIAGQSTIGAWKRCYLNNKPAPFSLVAFAGAPLTQTLYGFLLMNRMLTSSQSDWFLLGLGLVCGVSIAASAIAQGKASASGSDAMAETGKGFVQYITIVGLCETVALFVMVFGMMKC
- the rplI gene encoding 50S ribosomal protein L9; the encoded protein is MKVILNEDVKYLGEEGDIKNVAKGYARNYLFPRNLAVPCNEFTLAHFESRKEEIEAKKAAKRQDAAGLKERLEALSIKILMPAGPNGKLYGAVTTQTLFDELQKLNFDIERKRIEIPGQTVKSTGVHKALVKLYENTSAEISFTVEAQIAEEKTVKPSEKKGRKPRRDEEASDEQVLAEENSVTEEVQNSESEN
- the rpsR gene encoding 30S ribosomal protein S18; protein product: MEANMQENIREGEDKRKGRSFYRKKVCRFCAQKLKIDYKEPDALRRFITERGKILPRRITGTCAKHQRKLAVEIKRARAVALLPFVMNE